Proteins encoded together in one Rhizobacter sp. J219 window:
- a CDS encoding sigma-54 dependent transcriptional regulator: MSSPSHFSLLVVDDEPDLRTLYELTLLREGYDVETAGSVDDAWLHLKDRTYSALITDMRLPDGTGLDLLRRLEESGRREKAIVITAYGSAENAVEALKAGAYDYLTKPVDLKQFRAVVASALGRAPAASPTVVPSSLPSAQGGGVPASGEPRPVAGLVAPPAPPASQAMGRMAGQSVAMQQVRALVDKVARSMAPVLVNGESGTGKELVARSIHEVSPRAGQPFIAVNCSAIPEHLLEAEFFGYRKGAFTGAADDREGFFQAANGGTLFLDEIGDLPLAMQSKLLRAIQERSVRPVGAVSEQVVNVRLLSATHKDLGAEVQAGRFRQDLYYRLNVIQIRVPPLRERLEDLPAICERVLERISRDAGVWPPPRLTREALAHLSRYSFPGNVRELENLLHRAVAFSGGEDIDVSDLGVLDLAVDLPETSASQVGVIPVSAAPVAPTVAPAPAPAPLPTDLAAYLDEVERDVLERALERYRYNRTAAGASLGLSLRQMRYRMARLGVHVGGEPEAPDTERSDDA; encoded by the coding sequence ATGTCCTCTCCCTCGCATTTCAGCCTGCTGGTCGTCGACGACGAGCCAGACCTGCGCACGCTGTACGAGCTGACCTTGCTGCGTGAGGGCTACGACGTCGAAACGGCCGGCAGCGTCGACGATGCCTGGCTGCACCTCAAGGACCGCACCTACAGCGCCCTGATCACCGACATGCGCCTGCCCGACGGCACCGGGCTCGACCTGCTGCGTCGTCTCGAAGAAAGTGGCCGGCGCGAGAAGGCCATCGTCATCACCGCCTATGGTTCGGCCGAGAACGCGGTCGAGGCGCTCAAGGCGGGTGCGTACGACTACCTCACCAAGCCGGTCGACCTGAAGCAGTTTCGTGCGGTCGTGGCGTCGGCGTTGGGGCGGGCGCCGGCAGCGTCGCCCACCGTGGTGCCGTCGAGCTTGCCTTCTGCTCAAGGGGGCGGCGTGCCAGCGTCCGGCGAGCCGCGCCCGGTGGCGGGCCTCGTGGCGCCGCCCGCACCACCGGCGAGCCAGGCCATGGGCCGCATGGCCGGGCAGTCGGTCGCCATGCAGCAGGTGCGGGCCCTGGTCGACAAGGTCGCGCGCAGCATGGCGCCGGTGCTGGTCAACGGCGAATCGGGCACGGGCAAGGAACTGGTGGCGCGCTCCATCCATGAGGTGAGCCCGCGTGCCGGCCAGCCCTTCATCGCCGTCAACTGCAGCGCCATTCCCGAGCACCTGCTCGAAGCCGAGTTCTTCGGCTACCGCAAGGGTGCCTTCACCGGCGCAGCCGACGACCGCGAAGGTTTTTTCCAGGCGGCGAACGGCGGCACGCTCTTCCTTGACGAGATCGGCGACCTGCCGCTGGCGATGCAGAGCAAGCTCCTGCGCGCCATCCAGGAGCGATCCGTGCGCCCGGTCGGTGCGGTCAGCGAACAGGTGGTCAACGTGCGCCTGCTCAGCGCCACCCACAAGGACCTGGGCGCGGAGGTGCAGGCCGGCCGCTTCCGCCAGGATCTTTATTACCGCCTCAACGTCATCCAGATCCGCGTGCCGCCCTTGCGCGAACGGCTGGAAGACCTGCCGGCCATCTGCGAGCGCGTGCTGGAGCGCATCTCGCGCGATGCCGGCGTTTGGCCGCCACCACGCCTGACGCGCGAGGCGCTGGCTCACCTCAGTCGCTACAGCTTTCCGGGCAACGTGCGTGAGCTTGAGAACCTGCTGCACCGCGCCGTTGCGTTCTCCGGGGGTGAAGACATCGACGTCTCCGACCTCGGCGTGCTGGACCTCGCAGTCGATCTGCCCGAGACCTCCGCGTCCCAGGTTGGAGTCATCCCTGTTTCCGCCGCACCGGTTGCCCCAACGGTGGCGCCCGCCCCTGCGCCAGCGCCGCTGCCTACCGACCTCGCGGCCTACCTCGACGAAGTGGAGCGCGACGTGCTCGAGCGTGCCCTTGAGCGCTATCGCTACAACCGCACCGCGGCGGGTGCCAGCCTGGGTTTGTCGCTGCGGCAGATGCGCTACCGCATGGCGCGCCTGGGCGTGCACGTGGGTGGCGAGCCCGAAGCGCCCGACACCGAGCGCAGCGACGACGCATGA
- a CDS encoding PAS domain-containing sensor histidine kinase yields MANPSRSGERRAAERRRAAAMPKPRPVDESWFGALGVDGDTQLRGEVPSAEDESRYDGNWAAMRGHEGDSRFLTRQARRIIGSGQTAFQRIYGAFIAARAALGVALIATVGVTGFFGVRPPLAVLIVSVVYATLALSMWVLPRLHRPTAPKALSKMGSPQWLATIGVDIACFTALHVLSPAATLNYVALLVLPVLMAGVLTPRTMALATAAIVTLALLGIAAWGVVAGGEVTLLLTQAGLAGSGFFVITLLAGELAGRLAREELTAKGSLELARQQAQLNRLVIEEMQEGVLVVDRRGRVRAANPAARLLLAPEGMCREAPFQLRNVEAWRSLVAAVERAFAEAAWPEAGRDVVLDFESAPARTLRVRMRFTRRREPQASEELCVLFLEDVRSMQARTRQEKLAAMGRISAGIAHEIRNPLAAISQANALMAEDATTPSQRQLTRMVTDNVERLKRIVDDVMEVAPSDVHAIGPIDAVSLIAAVCSEWARTNGVVLGDQSVLQVKLPDEPVGVVFDADHLRRVLVNLLDNGCRHATKRPGAVMLRLYVRDETHAVMSVASDGDPIPPEVERYLFEPFFSTRSRGTGLGLYICRELCERYGARIDYRLRSAVESNRNEFSVAMRRQALPENVAAEARLQLSS; encoded by the coding sequence ATGGCCAACCCCTCGCGCAGTGGCGAACGGCGTGCTGCGGAACGCCGCCGTGCGGCGGCCATGCCCAAACCCCGGCCGGTCGACGAGTCGTGGTTCGGCGCACTGGGGGTCGATGGCGACACCCAGTTGCGCGGCGAGGTGCCGTCGGCCGAAGACGAGTCGCGCTACGACGGCAATTGGGCCGCGATGCGTGGCCACGAGGGCGATTCGCGCTTCCTGACCCGCCAGGCCCGCCGCATCATCGGCTCGGGGCAGACCGCGTTCCAGCGCATCTATGGGGCATTCATTGCCGCACGTGCGGCGCTTGGCGTGGCGCTGATCGCCACGGTGGGGGTGACGGGCTTCTTCGGGGTGCGCCCGCCGCTGGCCGTGCTGATCGTGAGCGTCGTCTACGCCACCTTGGCCCTGTCGATGTGGGTGCTGCCGCGGCTGCATCGCCCCACCGCGCCGAAGGCCTTGTCGAAGATGGGCAGTCCGCAGTGGCTCGCCACCATCGGTGTCGACATCGCCTGCTTCACCGCCTTGCACGTCTTGTCGCCGGCCGCCACGCTGAACTATGTGGCGCTGCTCGTGCTGCCGGTGCTGATGGCCGGTGTGCTGACGCCACGCACGATGGCGCTGGCCACGGCGGCGATCGTGACGCTGGCACTGCTCGGCATCGCAGCCTGGGGTGTGGTGGCCGGCGGCGAGGTGACGCTGCTGTTGACGCAGGCCGGCCTGGCCGGCAGCGGGTTCTTCGTCATCACGCTGCTGGCGGGAGAACTCGCCGGGCGCCTGGCCCGCGAGGAGCTGACCGCCAAGGGCAGCCTTGAGCTGGCGCGCCAGCAGGCGCAGCTCAACCGTCTGGTGATCGAGGAGATGCAGGAAGGTGTGCTCGTGGTCGACCGGCGCGGCCGTGTGCGTGCGGCCAACCCCGCCGCCCGGCTCTTGCTCGCCCCCGAAGGCATGTGCCGCGAGGCGCCGTTCCAGCTGCGAAACGTCGAGGCCTGGCGCAGCCTGGTCGCGGCGGTCGAACGGGCCTTTGCCGAAGCGGCCTGGCCCGAGGCCGGCCGCGATGTGGTGCTCGACTTCGAAAGTGCGCCCGCGCGGACCTTGCGTGTGCGCATGCGCTTCACGCGCCGGCGCGAACCGCAGGCAAGCGAAGAACTGTGTGTGCTGTTCCTCGAAGACGTGCGCAGCATGCAGGCGCGCACCCGCCAGGAAAAACTCGCCGCGATGGGCCGCATATCCGCCGGCATCGCGCACGAGATCCGCAACCCGCTGGCGGCCATCTCCCAGGCCAACGCGTTGATGGCCGAAGACGCGACCACGCCGTCGCAGCGCCAGCTCACCCGCATGGTGACCGACAACGTCGAGCGACTGAAGCGCATCGTCGACGACGTGATGGAAGTGGCCCCGAGCGACGTGCACGCGATCGGCCCGATCGATGCCGTGTCGCTGATCGCCGCGGTGTGCTCCGAGTGGGCGCGCACCAATGGGGTCGTCCTGGGCGACCAGAGCGTGCTGCAGGTCAAGTTGCCCGATGAGCCGGTGGGCGTGGTGTTCGATGCCGACCACCTGCGCCGCGTGCTCGTCAACCTGCTCGACAACGGTTGTCGCCACGCCACCAAACGGCCGGGTGCCGTGATGCTGCGGCTCTACGTGCGTGATGAAACCCATGCCGTGATGAGTGTGGCGAGCGACGGCGACCCCATCCCGCCGGAAGTGGAGCGCTACCTGTTCGAGCCCTTCTTCTCCACACGCAGCCGAGGCACCGGCCTGGGCTTGTATATTTGCCGCGAACTGTGCGAGCGCTACGGTGCCCGCATCGACTACCGGCTGCGCAGCGCCGTCGAAAGCAACCGCAACGAGTTCTCGGTCGCGATGCGCCGCCAGGCCTTGCCCGAGAACGTTGCCGCCGAAGCCCGATTGCAATTGTCCTCATGA
- a CDS encoding PP0621 family protein: MKYILLLAVVLGTFWLLRSLRKPKLPREPEAKPPAAPASPEDMVSCAHCGVHLPRSESLPGRGGVFCSEAHRSVFENQRSG; this comes from the coding sequence ATGAAATACATCCTGCTGCTTGCCGTGGTGTTGGGGACCTTCTGGCTGCTGCGCTCGCTGCGCAAGCCCAAGCTGCCGCGTGAGCCCGAGGCCAAACCGCCAGCCGCGCCGGCCTCGCCGGAAGACATGGTCAGCTGCGCCCATTGCGGTGTGCACCTGCCACGCAGCGAGTCGCTCCCGGGGCGTGGCGGCGTGTTTTGCAGCGAGGCCCACCGCAGCGTGTTCGAGAACCAGCGGAGCGGCTGA
- a CDS encoding inner membrane protein YpjD, translating to MFALWVPSALALAAYAAAVLWRDESSGPWPHRLLFVGWLAHGVATAIDMAGIGSGVSGARFGFAPALSATLWLVVAVYAVESRWVPLPGVRRTLAALGLIAVALAMVFPGEFRPQAASNWAPLHWVLGIASYGLFGAAVLHAVMLDRAERQLRLKTTGGAGMPLLRLERLTFQFVTAGFALLTATLVLGWWFSSPWRWDHKSVFSVLAWVVFASLLTGRQAFGWRGRRAVRGLYAGVVLLLLAYAGSRFVLEVLLNRSTA from the coding sequence ATGTTCGCACTGTGGGTGCCAAGTGCCCTGGCACTGGCGGCCTATGCCGCGGCGGTGTTGTGGCGCGACGAGTCATCGGGGCCGTGGCCGCATCGGCTGCTGTTCGTGGGCTGGCTCGCGCACGGTGTGGCGACTGCGATCGACATGGCCGGCATCGGCAGCGGCGTCTCGGGCGCGCGTTTCGGGTTCGCCCCTGCACTGTCGGCCACGCTGTGGCTGGTGGTGGCCGTCTACGCGGTGGAGAGCCGCTGGGTGCCACTGCCCGGGGTGCGGCGCACGCTCGCCGCCCTCGGCCTGATCGCGGTGGCGCTGGCGATGGTCTTTCCGGGCGAGTTCCGGCCGCAGGCAGCGTCCAACTGGGCGCCGCTGCACTGGGTGCTGGGCATCGCGTCGTACGGCCTTTTTGGCGCGGCGGTGCTGCACGCGGTGATGCTCGACCGGGCCGAGCGTCAGCTGCGGCTCAAGACCACCGGCGGCGCGGGCATGCCTCTGCTGCGACTCGAGCGCCTCACATTCCAGTTCGTCACCGCGGGCTTCGCCTTGTTGACGGCCACCCTGGTGCTGGGCTGGTGGTTCTCGAGCCCTTGGCGGTGGGACCACAAGTCGGTGTTCTCGGTGCTGGCGTGGGTGGTGTTCGCGAGCCTGCTGACGGGCCGGCAGGCTTTCGGCTGGCGTGGGCGCCGCGCGGTGCGCGGTCTGTATGCGGGTGTGGTGCTGCTGCTGCTGGCCTATGCCGGGTCGCGCTTCGTGCTGGAAGTGCTGCTGAACCGGTCGACCGCCTGA
- the ffh gene encoding signal recognition particle protein, protein MASALTDRLSRLVKTMRGQARITESNVQDMLREVRMALLEADVALPVVRDFIARVKDKALGAEVVGSLTPGQALVGIVNKELAATMGEVDPATGAVKPPADINLAAQPPAVILMAGLQGAGKTTTTAKLAKHLIEKRKKKVLTVSADVYRPAAIEQLKTVTKQAGAEWFPSTATDKPVDIANAALDYARKHYFDVLLVDTAGRLAIDEALMKEIADLHAAVKPVETLFVVDAMQGQDAINTAKAFKEALPLTGIVLTKTDGDSRGGAALSVRQITGAPIKFAGVSEKIDGLEVFDAQRHAGRVLGMGDIVALVEEVQKGVDVAAAQKLADKLKSGDNFDLNDFLAQISQMKKMGGLSGLMDKLPTQMTGGKAANIGQADMDRAERDVRRMEGIINSMTPLERRKPELLKATRKRRIAAGAGVQVQDVNRLLNQFEQMQGMMKKMKGGGLMKMMKRMGGMKGMGGPGGLR, encoded by the coding sequence ATGGCTTCAGCCCTCACCGACCGCCTGAGTCGTCTCGTCAAGACGATGCGCGGCCAGGCCCGCATCACCGAAAGCAACGTGCAGGACATGCTGCGCGAAGTGCGCATGGCCTTGCTCGAGGCCGACGTCGCCCTGCCGGTGGTGCGCGATTTCATCGCCCGCGTGAAAGACAAGGCGCTCGGCGCCGAGGTCGTGGGCTCGCTGACGCCGGGCCAGGCGCTGGTGGGCATCGTCAACAAGGAACTCGCCGCAACGATGGGCGAGGTCGACCCGGCGACCGGCGCCGTGAAGCCCCCGGCCGACATCAACCTCGCCGCCCAGCCGCCGGCGGTGATCCTGATGGCCGGCCTGCAAGGCGCAGGCAAGACCACCACCACCGCCAAACTCGCCAAGCACCTGATCGAAAAGCGCAAGAAGAAGGTGTTGACGGTCTCGGCCGACGTCTACCGCCCCGCCGCCATCGAGCAGTTGAAGACGGTGACCAAGCAGGCCGGTGCGGAGTGGTTCCCGTCCACCGCCACCGACAAGCCGGTCGACATCGCCAACGCGGCGCTCGACTACGCCCGCAAGCACTACTTCGACGTGCTGCTGGTCGACACCGCGGGCCGGCTGGCGATCGACGAAGCGCTGATGAAGGAGATCGCCGACCTGCACGCCGCGGTGAAGCCGGTCGAGACGCTCTTCGTCGTCGACGCGATGCAGGGCCAAGACGCGATCAACACCGCCAAGGCTTTCAAGGAAGCGCTGCCGCTGACCGGCATCGTGCTCACCAAGACCGATGGCGACTCGCGCGGCGGTGCCGCTCTGTCGGTGCGGCAGATCACCGGTGCGCCGATCAAGTTCGCCGGCGTCAGCGAGAAGATCGACGGGCTGGAAGTCTTCGACGCCCAGCGCCACGCCGGCCGCGTGCTGGGCATGGGCGACATCGTCGCGCTGGTTGAAGAAGTGCAGAAGGGTGTCGACGTCGCCGCCGCCCAGAAACTCGCCGACAAGCTCAAGTCGGGCGACAACTTCGACCTCAACGACTTCCTGGCCCAGATCAGCCAGATGAAGAAGATGGGCGGCCTTTCCGGCCTGATGGACAAGCTTCCCACCCAGATGACCGGTGGCAAGGCCGCCAACATCGGCCAGGCCGACATGGACCGCGCCGAGCGCGATGTGCGCCGCATGGAAGGCATCATCAACTCGATGACGCCGCTGGAGCGCCGCAAGCCCGAGCTGCTCAAGGCCACCCGCAAGCGCCGCATCGCCGCCGGCGCCGGCGTGCAGGTGCAAGACGTCAACCGCCTGCTCAACCAGTTCGAGCAGATGCAGGGAATGATGAAGAAGATGAAGGGCGGCGGCCTGATGAAGATGATGAAGCGCATGGGCGGCATGAAGGGCATGGGCGGGCCCGGCGGCCTGCGCTGA
- a CDS encoding DUF2726 domain-containing protein has protein sequence MSWHPQATRVMTTPERKAYAALRAGLPEHIILAQVPLARFLKVPTRHSYSEWLRRVGVLCGDLVVCDSVSQVVAVVDIRAPEAQENESTRQRHARMDRVLKVAEIPLHVWREDAIPNAVGARNAILGMPVETPAAAPAAARPVAAAPSRAPAVDRVPAAAVVDDDGMEQRDPPSSTWFDEMDSAPAPLSPLPPRGGGPSIR, from the coding sequence ATGTCCTGGCACCCACAAGCCACCCGCGTGATGACCACGCCCGAGCGCAAGGCCTACGCCGCACTGCGCGCCGGCCTGCCCGAGCACATCATCCTGGCGCAGGTGCCGCTCGCACGGTTCCTCAAGGTGCCGACACGCCACTCCTATTCGGAATGGCTGCGCCGTGTGGGCGTGCTGTGCGGAGACCTGGTGGTGTGCGACAGCGTCTCGCAGGTCGTCGCGGTGGTCGACATCCGCGCGCCCGAGGCGCAAGAGAACGAAAGCACCCGTCAACGCCACGCCCGCATGGACCGCGTGCTCAAGGTGGCCGAGATCCCGCTGCATGTGTGGCGCGAAGACGCGATCCCGAATGCCGTCGGTGCGCGCAACGCCATTCTCGGCATGCCGGTCGAAACCCCCGCGGCCGCCCCCGCCGCAGCACGCCCTGTCGCCGCAGCACCGAGCCGCGCCCCAGCCGTCGACCGTGTTCCCGCAGCCGCGGTCGTCGACGACGATGGCATGGAACAGCGCGATCCCCCGTCATCCACGTGGTTCGACGAGATGGACTCGGCGCCGGCTCCGCTGTCGCCCCTCCCGCCGCGCGGTGGCGGCCCGTCGATCCGCTGA